CCCTGTCATTCAATCCCGCACCAGAAAATCCACATTTATTTGGGAGAGCATGAGCTGGTGGTTCCACTCAGGCGATCCAGAGCAGCACTGCTgacaggaggatgaggatgggcGACGACATCATCgcaggagagaaacaaaaaatgctcctgtgaaaaagaagaaaaacaacccaAAGTACTTGAAGTGTTCATGGCAGCAAAGCATCCGTGCTGTGCTCGATACAGTCTGATCTGAGTCCATTTATGTGgcacaggggccaaatctgacctTCGAAGACGTTTTACGTGGCCTGCATTGGCTTGAGATTAAATAGCAGCGTAGAGCGCAGCAAAAACTagcatgatgacatcatgaccaAGTTCATGTGATGGCCAGAGGaaagaagcaaatgaaaagaaaaaagacatttctgtgaGTGGAACACCTTTTACCTGTCATCCAATGTTTCATGGGTCCTGGGTCTcctaaaagaagaaaacatcttcaatgaatatttcctgacactgtttattttctctggaTAAAGAAAGCTACTGTTTGGACGATTGTTtataccgtattttctggactataagccacttcttttttcttgcagtctgaaccattgtggcttatacaacaacgcaactaatatatggatttttactgggGATGGTCCaatcgatcggccaccgattatgaaaggctgacctcggcgtgatcggtgaatgccgatctctgcctgtcattgccgatcacatgacagtcggcgctctgatgaagcaccgccccCGGTTTGTAAAGCGTCCgctcttccttccctccctgccgactcgccgctcgcttggcaacagcatgtctactgtggagtttcttttcagtctgtcatgtcaagtttgcatcctgcagcacgtgcacattaaaaggcgtcaacgccacaaattacatacaatatttaaaacaccagcacttgacagaggacagagagttttccgtgctcatgaaactgcaggaaccagcggtcactcgcagaCACATACGGAATgctaagcatattgcccaagaaataatcattaatttcaccgagccagatgaccagccGTTTTCAGGTGTCGCTTTTAGACGGAActgaccgaatccgctgctgttttgtgtgtcagaggcagcattctttggccacctgaatcagACACTTTTGCaaatgtccagagtgggaagtttcacaaaagaggttgaagacagctgcttatGTTGCTGGCAAAattattgagcctcgtcacatcaaaccgatgacatccgggtgttttattgacctttaaaGCGCTTAAAATgcgcattttgaacactttaaatgtaagtaaaatgagagttcatgattcaacttTAGAAGATTTcccagattgtttcatgagtcagtctcgatgctggaccctatTTTCAAATCTCGAACTAGAGGAGAagtcatgcattttctgcagcgcagacagcaccagtgcatCCACGGCTTATGGGacgctgcggcttatgtaagaaaaagatctattttccttcataaACTTTGTGGGTGCGGCCATAAAGTTCCAGAAAATACGGTACatggtttcttttttattatatttatttatttttaagtcaacTGCAATTATCTAATTAGTAAGAACTATTTGTGTATaactcaataaaacaaacaaaataaaaaataaataaaataaaccaaggcAGAACATGTTCTTCAGTTATGGTGTGGGTTGTTTCCACACAAGTTCTGtgtctgacagttttttctatCCAACTGAGCGTTTCACTCGCTGGATCAGCAACTTTTGGAAAATGGAGAAtaaagtcagtcagtcattgTTGTTCCTGCTATTCCAggttttttgcaaagttatgtaaGTTACAGAGGGAAGaagtaaatgaaaagaagaaaatgaaacagttgtGACGGAGCACTGCTCACTGTACCTGTCATCCAATGTTTTATGGATCATGGGTgaccttaaagaaaaaaaagaaaccactcagactcagactcagtGCTGAGTACTTTTttccgtccatctgtccgtccatcatCTTTTGAAAAAAGGCATGGAAATTCAGGATGAACTAGTTTGTGTAggactaataaaataaaacatgaattcagAAGTGGCTGCAGGGTGAACAGTGACATGCGCCCACCAAACCAAGATCGCACTATACAGTCGTCCTCGCCATCTGATAAATGAATGGCtgtataaataaaaagtcaattcaGTCGATGAGGTAGAAATAGTTCATCAACGTTCTTgccctgttgttgtttttaggaCCGTTTGCACTGGAGATGAATCAAACATCGTGAGGTGGCGTGCGCAAGGTGTGAAGGACAGACGGAAGAAACAGACAAGTATATTCCAAGCAGTTATAATGGTGATGCCCAATCTTCCCGACTGTTACTCCTCCTACCTGCCAACTGTAGCTCCATCGCTCATGGTGGGTGGCGGCCTTTAAAAAAtagaaggaaaatataaaagTCACCGTCTGGGGCTGACAGAGTCAAACTGCCGAAACATTTACACACAATGTATGGAAAACAGTGTGGAAGATTCATTTCAACGTCTCTTGGATCAACAGAAGTCCTCCTGAGTCCTGTGATCTAATTGGTCGAGGAGGAAACTGGACTGAGCTCAACGAAAAACAGTTCCAGGCAGAGCACATTTCTGTTGTGAACTCACTGTTCAGATTTGACGTATTTTTAcgcagaaacagaaaacaacctTGTGCTTATTAAATATatgtcaacaaaacatttttaattgctCGACTTTGCTGCTGCACACAAAATGTGTTACCTTTGGTCAGTTGCTGGGTGAGCCGTCGCTGGGTGAGCCGTCGCTGGGTGAGCCGTCGCTGGCTGAGCCGTCGCTGGGTGAGCCGTCGTTGGGTGAGCCGTCGCTGGCTGAGCCGTCGCTGGGTGAGCCGTCGCTGGGTGAGCCGTCGCTGGGTGAGCCGTCGCTGGGTGAGCCGTCGCTGGGTGAGCTGTTGCCGGCTCTCTGCGgagggaaaaattgattcaaagTATCAATCTGTGGTCGCACTTCTGATCGTACATAGCTTCAGTTCAGGAAGATAAATGTTGTAACTGCAGGGTGAAGTCAGGAAACTGTACCCTGTTTTGCACGTGTCATGTCGTGGGTTTTTTGGTGTGAGCTTCACTGCCGTTGGTCCAAGTTTGGCCTTGGGAAGTGAACTTCCATTGATCAGAGGGGTGATATCTAGGAACAGACCAGTTTTGCTGGGTTAGATATCCAGAGTCCAAAGtttctcatgtcattttcaacAGACGGTGACGCTGCCTTACCTTGGAAGTAAAAGGCAAATACAGCACTTTCTCCTTTAAGATAGTTGAGAGACTTCAATTTATCCAGATACCAAAAAACTCTTAGTCCAAGCAGCGGCCCGCCAAAGACTTCCTCACCATCATCGGTCACAAATTCTGCCGCAAACTTGCATGGATTGTCCCAAACACTTGTCCCTGTTTTTACAAAATAGGTTttgcttttcagtctgaaaaaaatgCTTCTATGACAGGCCATTCCCCCAGGGAAATAAAATGATTCAAATGAATGagaaattattatcattaatattaAAGTTGAGTTTGCTGAGTTCATTGTCCCCACACACaagctacatttttttctttgacctGGCAGGAAAGGGCTTCCTTGGATCTTATACTCAccattttttgttgtcatgcTCGAGTCAGTGGTGAAGCTTCTTTGCCTCGACATGTGGTGCTGGATGTTGGGAGTCTGATCCACCACTTGCAGTGTCACTTGTCTGTTCAGACATGGCCACGTCAGCTCATCATCATTCTGGCCAGACAGCAGTTGCACTCCCAATCCAAAAAAAACTTGATTCAATTCCACAGCGAAACGATATGCGTAGCCACCACTGGAGTAGTGCCGCGGGCTGAACACCAATGTGCCTCTAGGACTTGTGGTCAAGACGTGCTCAAAATCATCAATCTGCATGGTCACATCAGGACATTGTATTTCTGACAGATTAATGTCATCGATGGAGATGCCACCAGAGGAGCTTCCATTTCCTTTTTCAACTTCAAACTCCACCTGGAATTCACTCTGAGCATCCAGGGAAACATGGTGGATCCTCCAGTGGGACGTTGGTGGTCCTTGGATGAGAGAATGGAAAGTGAAGTTCTCACTGATGCCAAGTGAAAGTAGCAGGATATGAAGTGGTGAATCATGTAAAACAGCTCAGGGGGTGGATTCCTGCGTGAAGGTCACCCTGAATTCTCAATGTAGACTGTGAACCAGGACCTGATAAAACCAGAGGGTCAGCTGCTCACCAGTGACTTGTCCCATGAGACGTGCTGTATTGGTTTCATTGTTGAACTCCCTGATCCAGATGTTCAGCAGGTCGTCCGCGCTCCCATTGTGGAAGTAGTAGAACTGCAGACACTGAAGGTGACCCTGTCTCTTGGGCTTCATTCTGGGGGTCTCCAGCCAGGCAGAGTCGCCTGCTTCACCAGCCGCCGTGCTTACATGCATGAAGTGACCTGCGCCACAGCCAAGTGTCCGAATATGGAACTTCATCTCGGTCATGTTGGAAAACTTGGAGAGTAAAAGGCGCTCACCTTCCTGTGGAGGTTCAGGTGTAAATCCTGCGGGGAAAAATACAATCCTGCTTTAGAGCAACGTTAATGATGCTGGAAAAGACCAGGAGGAAAATGTGTCAGCATTGTGTTTAGAAACATACCTTCCTCTGCTGTGACACTGGGAAGACTGGTGTGGTCAGAGCTCGGCCCACCTTCAGCACGCGTGACCCTTTCCCATTTGGTGCTCCCACGCGAGCGGTTTGTCATTTGACACATGGCTCCGTCGGAAAAATCACAATACAGCTGAAAGGCAACGCTGTCGTCTGCAGTGGTGCGTGGAACAAAGTCAAGCAGATCAAAGGTTTGGCCACAGTTTTCAGAATGTTACATTGTGTTGAAATGTTTCACGATAAAACACTTGGATTGACGGATCCTCAAAGAA
This window of the Synchiropus splendidus isolate RoL2022-P1 chromosome 12, RoL_Sspl_1.0, whole genome shotgun sequence genome carries:
- the LOC128768516 gene encoding meprin A subunit beta-like, producing MKGLCFWLLFLVPSSASSLWDLPVPYTLHRGLDLNVKGIVLRALDQFRLKSCIDFTVRETQDYFIHVQKLDGCSSSVGQQNLEKGHNISISRRCSSIDTVEEHFLRTLGFYPEHVRPDRDDFITIVYENIQEGKSEMFNIVNDSSTQGFPYDYRSVTHFGRYEFSNGSGFTIRTKDPKYQAVIGQSEEMSPGDAKKLNLRYKCNDSVAFQLYCDFSDGAMCQMTNRSRGSTKWERVTRAEGGPSSDHTSLPSVTAEEGFTPEPPQEGHFMHVSTAAGEAGDSAWLETPRMKPKRQGHLQCLQFYYFHNGSADDLLNIWIREFNNETNTARLMGQVTGPPTSHWRIHHVSLDAQSEFQVEFEVEKGNGSSSGGISIDDINLSEIQCPDVTMQIDDFEHVLTTSPRGTLVFSPRHYSSGGYAYRFAVELNQVFFGLGVQLLSGQNDDELTWPCLNRQVTLQVVDQTPNIQHHMSRQRSFTTDSSMTTKNGTSVWDNPCKFAAEFVTDDGEEVFGGPLLGLRVFWYLDKLKSLNYLKGESAVFAFYFQDITPLINGSSLPKAKLGPTAVKLTPKNPRHDTCKTGEPATAHPATAHPATAHPATAHPATAHPATAQPATAHPTTAHPATAQPATAHPATAHPATAHPATDQRPPPTMSDGATVGRSPMIHKTLDDRRPRTHETLDDRSIFCFSPAMMSSPILILLSAVLLWIA